In Papaver somniferum cultivar HN1 chromosome 1, ASM357369v1, whole genome shotgun sequence, a genomic segment contains:
- the LOC113296215 gene encoding pathogenesis-related protein 5-like, which produces MELLMGKISLISLFLVLLAGNGASATVFTLFNNCNHTIWPATLCGNGMNTLGDGGFVLTPGVSVPLPAPAGWSGRFWARTGCNFDDSGNGVCATGDCGAVLRCTGGGAVPSSLAEFTLGTAGTPNDKDFYDVSLVDGYNVGVGITSSGGTGDCRYAGCISDVNARCPAELQVVVDGTVVACKSACGAFNTEEYCCNGEHATPDKCGPTGYSTMFKTACPSAYSYAYDDASSTFTCSAGSDYLITFCPTASP; this is translated from the exons atGGAGTTGCTTATGGGAAAAATTTCTCTTATTAGCCTCTTCCTAGTATTGCTAGCAG GAAACGGAGCATCAGCAACAGTATTCACACTCTTCAACAATTGCAACCACACTATCTGGCCAGCAACATTATGCGGCAACGGTATGAATACTCTTGGTGATGGCGGATTTGTTCTAACGCCTGGCGTGTCGGTTCCACTTCCAGCACCAGCAGGGTGGTCCGGACGATTCTGGGCTCGCACCGGATGTAACTTTGATGACAGCGGTAACGGAGTATGTGCAACAGGTGATTGTGGGGCGGTACTGAGGTGCACAGGCGGTGGAGCAGTACCATCTAGTTTGGCTGAATTCACCTTAGGAACTGCTGGTACACCTAACGATAAGGACTTCTATGATGTTAGCCTAGTTGATGGATACAATGTGGGCGTGGGTATCACTAGTTCCGGCGGGACTGGAGATTGCAGATATGCTGGTTGCATATCGGATGTAAATGCAAGGTGCCCAGCAGAACTTCAAGTGGTGGTGGATGGTACAGTGGTGGCTTGTAAGAGTGCTTGTGGTGCTTTTAATACGGAAGAGTACTGTTGTAATGGGGAGCACGCCACACCTGATAAATGTGGACCTACTGGATACTCCACTATGTTCAAGACTGCTTGCCCTTCTGCATATAGTTACGCTTATGACGATGCTTCAAGTACGTTTACTTGCAGTGCGGGGTCTGATTATCTCATCACTTTCTGCCCCACTGCCTCTCCTTAG